GTCCAGCGGGCAGTCCGGGTCAGGCCGCTGGAAGCCCGCCGTGGGTGCGATCACGCCGTCATGCAGCGCCATGATCGCCGCCAGCAGTTCCACCGCGCCGGTTGCGCCGATCAGATGGCCGTGCATCGATTTGGTCGAGGAGACCGGCAGGCGCGCGACGCCGGGCCCGAACACCTCGGCCAGCGCCGCGGCCTCGACCCGGTCATTCGCGGCGGTGGCGGTGCCGTGGGCGTTGACATAGCCGATGCTCTCCGGCCCCAGCCCGGCATCGGCCAGCGCGCCGCGCATCGCCCTCACCGCCCCGTCACGATCCGGCATGACGATATCGCCCGCATCCGAGGTCATGGAGAACCCCGCCACTTCGGCAAGAACCGCTGCACCGCGGGCGCGCGCATGCTCGTAATCCTCGAAGACAAAGACCGCCGCGCCCTCGCCCTGCACCATGCCGTTGCGTGTGGCGCAAAACGGACGGCAACCATCGGGCGACATGACCCGCAGCCCCTCCCAGGCCTTGATACCGCCGAAACACAGCGTCGCCTCGGCCCCGCCGGTCAGCAATACCCGGGCCGCGCCGGATCGGACCAGCTGAAACGCCAGCCCCATCGCATGGTTGGACGAGGCACAGGCCGTGGAAACCGTGAAGGCCGGCCCCTTGAACCCGTGGCGCATGGCGATATGGGCGGCGGCGGCGTTGTGCATCAGCCGCGGTATGGTGAAGGGATGCACCCGGTTCCTGCCCTGTGCATGCACCGCGCGGTAGCTTTCATCGATGGTGTTGTAGCCGCCGCCGCCGGTGCCCATCACCACGCCCGAGGCCAGCGCCAGTTCCTCACCGATGTCCAGCCCGGCCTGCGCCATCGCCTGACGCGCACTTTCCAGAGCGAATTGTGTAACGCGGTCAAAAAGAGCCAGTTCGGAGCGGCTGTGGCGTGCCTCTGCATCCCAGTCGCGCACCTGCCCGCCGATGCGAATCGACAAGCGCTCCACCTCGGGGAAATCCAGCGGGCCGATCGCCACCCGCCCGTCGCACAGCGCAGCCAGGGTGCCCGGCACGTCGCTGGCCAGGGCATTGACCGTGCCCGCCCCGGTGATCACCACGCGCCGCATCGCCCCTAGCCCCGGCGCGCGCGCACCAGCGCCTCAACCCCGGCAACGATGCCTGCGACCGTGCTCAGGTCGATACCCGATGTCTGCGGCGTGTTGGCATTGAACGGCACCGTGACATCGAACTGTTCCTCGATGGCGAAAATGATCTCGG
The sequence above is a segment of the Candidatus Oleimmundimicrobium sp. genome. Coding sequences within it:
- a CDS encoding beta-ketoacyl-[acyl-carrier-protein] synthase family protein; translation: MRRVVITGAGTVNALASDVPGTLAALCDGRVAIGPLDFPEVERLSIRIGGQVRDWDAEARHSRSELALFDRVTQFALESARQAMAQAGLDIGEELALASGVVMGTGGGGYNTIDESYRAVHAQGRNRVHPFTIPRLMHNAAAAHIAMRHGFKGPAFTVSTACASSNHAMGLAFQLVRSGAARVLLTGGAEATLCFGGIKAWEGLRVMSPDGCRPFCATRNGMVQGEGAAVFVFEDYEHARARGAAVLAEVAGFSMTSDAGDIVMPDRDGAVRAMRGALADAGLGPESIGYVNAHGTATAANDRVEAAALAEVFGPGVARLPVSSTKSMHGHLIGATGAVELLAAIMALHDGVIAPTAGFQRPDPDCPLD
- a CDS encoding acyl carrier protein; this translates as MGHMRHDSTTDFRARVLEILAAQALCAPADIAADATLESLGIDSLGQAEIIFAIEEQFDVTVPFNANTPQTSGIDLSTVAGIVAGVEALVRARRG